Proteins co-encoded in one Coregonus clupeaformis isolate EN_2021a chromosome 5, ASM2061545v1, whole genome shotgun sequence genomic window:
- the LOC121557879 gene encoding nuclear fragile X mental retardation-interacting protein 2-like, whose translation MEVRPDGWVSEGCLKHVDESRPGPPNAWVENDQQHQYEEAQTEKTGNGKINGTPVEREGTPSTPVPVDALHYSSSRQPETSNLKPKPSGKCLASHTKGSSNSHFKNIMNCKNDTPSELKTHYGKSESIALPNGVVLLNPGLYVNGCPSKPGPDSGGSGSESGYITPKKRWAQRSAMAEESVTAGQEKAVLQAAMVPNKHETEPLTPEAADTAAGSQSPTSITGVPPVAQAPVVQVGELQCKNSDGKAAAGSVKKLEDRLSKAKLTSTKEDSWTLFKPPPVFPVDNSSAKTVPKVSYASKVKENLNKAAGDTSPTQSQVPMSAVKTITSPSFTNYPLSGEGNSCPLPVPLFTTTVCITPMPVSPPRKWENEASVSSNGTDMSGAPSMTTRELRKLSLLVYPLATSNMQPALPSARQVDSPTAKTNPKALVDIFQNQWGLSFINEPSAGPGVGPAVVGQPARKGQIVEITFQGGSPAALPLQVSATSTLRPDKPLFPKAYEQDKQTISQAPSSVGKSGPHLSPGPDAGLGGQAPGPDTLRGEAGSRGAIVSSFSKDPGAELPLASPASPAHPVSALAKEPSHPKGCDPGSCWGAFDLKAAVIYHTKEIEYIQNLQKQDSKGVVFYDQSKDGPVQSSHD comes from the exons ATGGAGGTCCGGCCCGATGGATGGGTATCTGAGGGATGTTTGAAGCATGTAGACGAGAGTCGCCCCGGTCCACCGAACGCATGGGTAGAAAATGATCAACAGCACCAGTACGAGGAAGCGCAGACGGAGAAAACGG GTAATGGAAAAATAAAtggaaccccagtggagagagagggcacCCCTTCTACCCCTGTTCCTGTGGATGCCCTTCATTACTCGAGCAGCAGACAACCTGAAACTTCTAACTTGAAACCAAAACCTTCTGGGAAGTGCCTCGCCTCTCACACAAAAGGCAGTAGCAATAGCCATTTTAAGAACATTATGAACTGCAAAAATGACACGCCTTCAGAGTTGAAAACACATTATGGCAAGAGCGAGTCCATTGCTTTACCAAATGGCGTTGTGCTCCTCAACCCTGGCCTGTACGTTAACGGCTGCCCCAGCAAGCCTGGACCAGACAGTGGTGGCAGTGGTTCTGAGAGTGGATACATCACTCCCAAGAAACGCTGGGCTCAGCGGAGTGCAATGGCTGAGGAGAGTGTGACTGCTGGGCAGGAGAAGGCTGTGCTGCAGGCAGCTATGGTCCCTAACAAACATGAGACGGAGCCTCTCACTCCAGAGGCTGCCGATACAGCAGCAGGCTCTCAGTCTCCCACCTCCATCACAGGTGTCCCACCTGTGGCACAAGCCCCTGTGGTTCAGGTTGGTGAACTACAGTGTAAGAACTCTGACGGCAAGGCTGCTGCAGGCTCTGTTAAAAAGCTGGAAGACCGACTGagcaaagccaagcttacctccacAAAAGAGGACTCATGGACCCTCTTTAAACCACCCCCTGTCTTTCCTGTGGACAATAGTAGTGCCAAGACAGTGCCCAAGGTCAGTTATGCAAGTAAAGTGAAAGAGAATCTAAACAAAGCTGCAGGTGACACCTCACCTACCCAGTCCCAGGTGCCCATGTCTGCTGTCAAAACCATCACCTCCCCTAGCTTCACCAATTATCCCCTATCTGGAGAGGGGAATAGCTGCCCCCTCCCTGTGCCTCTTTTTACCACTACTGTTTGCATTACCCCAATGCCTGTCTCCCCTCCCCGCAAGTGGGAGAACGAAGCATCCGTGTCCAGCAACGGCACAGATATGTCAGGCGCCCCCTCCATGACTACCAGAGAACTGAGAAAGCTCAGTCTCCTTGTTTACCCCCTGGCCACTTCAAATATGCAACCCGCCCTCCCCAGCGCCCGCCAAGTAGACTCACCTACTGCTAAGACAAATCccaaagctctggtggacattttcCAGAACCAGTGGGGGCTGTCGTTCATCAACGAGCCCAGTGCAGGGCCTGGGGTGGGGCCGGCAGTAGTGGGGCAGCCAGCCCGGAAAGGCCAGATCGTGGAGATCACCTTTCAGGGAGGCAGCCCTGCAGCTTTGCCTCTGCAAGTCTCTGCCACCTCCACTCTGAGACCTGACAAGCCCCTCTTCCCTAAGGCTTACGAGCAGGACAAACAAACTATCTCCCAAGCCCCTAGCAGTGTTGGGAAATCAGGCCCTCACTTGTCTCCTGGCCCTGATGCTGGGCTGGGAGGCCAAGCCCCTGGCCCAGACACTCTGAGGGGCGAGGCTGGGAGTAGAGGTGCCATAGTGTCCTCCTTTTCTAAGGACCCTGGTGCTGAGCTGCCTCTTGCCTCTCCTGCTTCTCCTGCTCATCCTGTGTCTGCTCTGGCCAAGGAGCCCAGCCACCCCAAGGGTTGCGACCCAGGATCTTGCTGGGGGGCGTTCGATCTAAAAGCTGCTGTTATTTATCACACTAAAG aGATTGAATATATTCAGAATTTACAAAAACAAG ATTCAAAAGGAGTAGTGTTCTATGACCAGTCCAAGGATGGGCCTGTTCAGTCAAGTCATGACTAA